GCCGCACCACAACTTTTTAGCATGACTAAACAGCAGGTGAATGAGCCTGAGACTCCATTGCTCAGAAGCTTGCATGATGAAAACAAGAGCTATCAGTTAATTAAAATAAATAAGAATATCTTATTAAATAAGACATCCTCTTTTCAGTTTAAGATCGGAGGAAAAAATCGCGAAATAGAAATCATAGCTAACTCTCTGGAAAGAGACAATCTTGGCAATCGGATTTGGAAAGGTCAGTCGAAAAACAATAAAGATACAGTAACGTTTTCCATCAATGATAAAGGGATTAATGGCGGTATTAGCCTCAACGATGGATCTTATTATGAAATTTATCCGGTAGGGGACGGCATCCAGGCATTGGTAAAAATTGAAAAGTCTGGCTGCCATGAGGATGACCACGATGCTATCGTCGACGAACATAGCGCTATCAATCAGCATACCGAGCATGAGAATCTGAGCGAGCATGAGGAACCGCGTGCCGATACAACGCCAGCCAGAATGCGGGTTTTATATCTTTATACCAACCAGTCGCGCGAATTGTTTGAACCTAATCCTGAAGGCTATGCCGGTTATCTTAATAATAAACTTAATGAAAGCTATGCAAACAGTGATACGTTAATTCAGTTCGATGTTGCAGGCGTGATGGATGCCGGAATTGATGAAAGCGGAATATACGAAATGCAAACCCAAATGTTTACCAGTGGCACGGCGCTGAATAAATTTGTACTCGCTAAACAAGCAGAAACGCATGCAGATTTTGTCACTTTATTGATCAAGGAAAGTAAGGACGCGTGCGGGCTGGCCCAGTTTGGGGGCCGAACAAACGTGGTGGTGACAGGTTGTGCAGTTGGTGCAGGCAGCTGGGCTTTAGCGCATGAAATCGGGCATAACATGGGTTTAAGTCATAATGAAGATGAGGCAGGGAAAGCACCTTATTCTTACGGTTATAAAGTTGAAGGTAAATTCCGAACTATTATGTCAAAGGCCTGCTCGCAACAAAGCTGTGGCAGAGTCAACTATTTTTCTGATCCGTTAAGAACCTATGGTGGTCTGGCAATGGGCAAGGCATCAACTAATGATGCAGTTCGTTATCTGAAGGAAAAGCGTTTCAACTATAGTGATACTTTTCCATATTGGGACAGTCAGTATCAGTTGGCTGATGGTGAACTGCCTGAACATCAATATTTTGAAGTGAGTTTGACAGAACGTAAGACCAATACAACACTGACTCTCGATAAAAAAATTGTTAATCCAGCTCAATGGAGTTGGCCTTACGAGATTGCGGTTGCCGTTAACGGCTATTTTCCGAAGGGAATGCTTGAAGCCGGACAGATTAAAGGCGGCAACATTATTCCTGTCAGCGGGTCCAGTTATTTGAATCATATTTGGCTTCACCAGGAGTATAAAGATGCTTATCAGGCCAGTGTCCAGCGTAAACCTTTGCGGTGGTAAACGGTACTGAATGGGGAGATGTTGCTGTAATCAATGGCGGCGATGGTTTGCCGGCCTATGCTACGGCAGTAATGGCTGTTAAAGATAAGTCATCAGGAAAAGTAATTGAGCAGTATTTCTTTAATAATGAGGCGGAAAGCTCCTCAGCGACAACCTGGCCTACGCAGCTGGCCAAAATTATCAACGCGCAAAAATCATCCAATGTGATTGCCGGTGAACTGAAAGAGGGGAATATCAGCGTCATAGCGGGCAGTAGTTACCGTAATCGAATCTGGCTGCCGCTGGCGAAGAAGAATAATTTAACCGTTGAATTTGCCACGTTAAACGCTGCTGATAATCCCTGGTTAAAAGAAGAGGATGCTTTCGGGGATAAATCCCAGACAGATTTAACCGCAGGAAGCGTCGTCACCGTTAAGGTAAAAAACAGTGATGGCTCTGTTGCGGAACAACGCAGTGTGGCGATCCCCACAGATCGCCTCAGCCGATACGACTGGCCGCCATATTTAGCGCATGAGGTAAATGCCAACCTTACGCAGATCAAAATGGGCGAAAAAACCGGTGACAACAGTTTCACGGTTATTGCCGGGTCGCAGTACCGTAACTACATCTGGAAGAAACAACGCGCCAGCCAGACAGTCGAGGTCTCATTCAACAAGTAACGCGGAAACACGTGGTTGGTAGCCGTAAGGCTGCCAATTGCGGGATTGGATGCTCTGAACCATTAGCATTCCCCAAAAAAAAAGCCCATCACAGGGGATGGGCAAAGACTACACACAGCAATTCTTCACTTTACTCAGGGGAAAAAGGTTGTTTAAAAATCAGTGGTTTGATCTCAAACATAGGAAACATGTTATTCACAGCCGCTGGCGGCGTCTTTAAGAATCCTCTTATTAGTTTAAAGCTGATAATCTTTTAAGGGTGTTTTTGGTGGGTTTTGGCGGCGAATCAGTACAAAAAATAATCCTTCCGTTACCAAAACTGGCCAGAATCGCGTGAAAATGCGTTTTTTCTTAAAAATCGCTTATGGAAAATTTCGTTAACAAAAGGGAATTAAGTGACGGTGATTAACTGGGAATTTATCACCGTCACAGGGGGATTAGGCTGAGTGATCGTCGTGCTCGGTCAGTTCTTCCACCACAGTTTCCGGGTCGTCATCCGGTGCGGGCGCTTCATGCATCCATACTGATACCAGACGATAGGATACCGCCAGTACCACCGGGCCAATAAACAGGCCGATCATGCCAAAGGCAACCAGGCCCCCGATCACCCCGGAGAGAATCAAAATCATCGGTAAATCGGCACCCATACGGATCAGCATCGGTCGTAGCACATTGTCGAGTGTGCCAACGACACAACTCCAGATCAGCAGCACCGTGCCCCAGGTGGTATCGCCACTCCAGTACAACCAGATAATCGCCGGAACCAGCACAATCAGCGGACCGAGTTGTACCAGGCAGGAGAGAATCATCACCACGGTTAACAAGGTGGCGTAAGGGATACCGGAGATGGCTAAACCGATCCCGCCTAACACGCCCTGCACCAGCGCGGTAACCACCACCCCCAATGCCACAGCGCGAATGGCCTGACCGGCCAGTAATACCGCAGCATCACCACGCCGCCCGCCCATGCGATAAGCAAAATGGCGAATACCCTGTCCGACCTGCTCCCCCCGCCAGTACAACAACACGCTAAACAGTAGCATCAGTGCCAGATGCAACATGAAGCGACCGAAATGTCCGGCCTGGGCAACAAAGAAGCCGGTGGTGCGGCCAATATAGGGTTGCAACTTGCTCATGATCGCGGAACCGCCACCATCCACCAGCTTGTGGTAGCTGGAAAACAGCTTGTCACCTACCATCGGCACTTCTTTTAGCCAGTCCAGCTGCGGTACTGCCAGGTGGCCCTGCGTGGCCCAGGCGATGACCGGTGCGCTGTTGTCGATCAGGCTATTCACCAACACCGCAATTGGGATGATAAACAGCAGCAGTAACAAAATGGTCATGGCGACCACCGCCAGTGAACGGCGTCCCCACAGCAAACGCTGTAACTTGATCATCAGCGGCCAGGTGGCGATCACCACCATACTGGCCCAGGCGAAACCCAGAATAAAAGGCTGAACCACCCATAGACAGGCGACGATCATGATCAGGATGAACATCAGTGAGAACAGCATTTGCGGTAAATCCAGACCGCGTTGCAGGTTTTTCATAACAGCGTTTTGACCTCAATTGAATCCTTCACGGTGGGGTTTTCTCCCCCAATTAATGATTACCT
The DNA window shown above is from Pantoea sp. At-9b and carries:
- a CDS encoding reprolysin-like metallopeptidase — protein: MFAFKKKLLVTIIATTLSSSVFAAPQLFSMTKQQVNEPETPLLRSLHDENKSYQLIKINKNILLNKTSSFQFKIGGKNREIEIIANSLERDNLGNRIWKGQSKNNKDTVTFSINDKGINGGISLNDGSYYEIYPVGDGIQALVKIEKSGCHEDDHDAIVDEHSAINQHTEHENLSEHEEPRADTTPARMRVLYLYTNQSRELFEPNPEGYAGYLNNKLNESYANSDTLIQFDVAGVMDAGIDESGIYEMQTQMFTSGTALNKFVLAKQAETHADFVTLLIKESKDACGLAQFGGRTNVVVTGCAVGAGSWALAHEIGHNMGLSHNEDEAGKAPYSYGYKVEGKFRTIMSKACSQQSCGRVNYFSDPLRTYGGLAMGKASTNDAVRYLKEKRFNYSDTFPYWDSQYQLADGELPEHQYFEVSLTERKTNTTLTLDKKIVNPAQWSWPYEIAVAVNGYFPKGMLEAGQIKGGNIIPVSGSSYLNHIWLHQEYKDAYQASVQRKPLRW
- the ydiK gene encoding AI-2E family transporter YdiK, producing the protein MKNLQRGLDLPQMLFSLMFILIMIVACLWVVQPFILGFAWASMVVIATWPLMIKLQRLLWGRRSLAVVAMTILLLLLFIIPIAVLVNSLIDNSAPVIAWATQGHLAVPQLDWLKEVPMVGDKLFSSYHKLVDGGGSAIMSKLQPYIGRTTGFFVAQAGHFGRFMLHLALMLLFSVLLYWRGEQVGQGIRHFAYRMGGRRGDAAVLLAGQAIRAVALGVVVTALVQGVLGGIGLAISGIPYATLLTVVMILSCLVQLGPLIVLVPAIIWLYWSGDTTWGTVLLIWSCVVGTLDNVLRPMLIRMGADLPMILILSGVIGGLVAFGMIGLFIGPVVLAVSYRLVSVWMHEAPAPDDDPETVVEELTEHDDHSA